A stretch of the Takifugu flavidus isolate HTHZ2018 chromosome 1, ASM371156v2, whole genome shotgun sequence genome encodes the following:
- the nlrc3 gene encoding NLR family CARD domain-containing protein 3 — protein sequence MERHYDSILDRNKRIMWQDDCYMDLQSTSSSISSQAETADHCWIQKNQGQLQRFMTKSLLDQMLTHLIKVDVLSLAEKIKIKEASALSDQVSALIGAASVKEKGSAVLLSFIKASDSQAAQLILHHDTMVKEHKQVLLWRCEQYRDRDFVSCPKLNISSRTLLLVDGLSDLQQKEHDLMQVGVIQGRKPNHLRQLVLDKLLEPLTRVSLPPRVSLTVGVAGIGKTTWVRHFVRQWSQGAICPDISFVLPFTFCELNLLDKMSAERLVKIAFPHMVDASLFLNSSCRTLLIFDGLDEFNGTLNFSDVAPCSDPKKEVPIDELITNIIRGNLLPDVAVWVTSRPGVASLIPGGLVDRVTEIPGLSSTDIQLFLKHHFSEREVDKKIWAHLESHKMLMVMCSIPCICWILAETLTYIIQSGTHESLPKTCTELYAQFCSMKAEIGEPRGREPPKMEHGSNRKLLGNLGRLAFYGLLKRKYTFSEQDLKAYGIDPLLTQCSLGAGVVVREESFIHTTYRFTHLTIQEFLAATFYHASSKRAIFDLFSENTMSWPKIGFQNHFKCAFQHSQQAEDGHLDVFVRFLAGLLSPVTLKTLAGLLAVGKDEGNHKTWASGFLQGILGSGGAVVSLRTVNLAYCLQELQHSELLRSVEEDLRLGSLTGKLTRAHCVVLGYLLHVSAECSKETNLPGCLNYSTVKCLLPQLLYCSHLRLESNNFKDDVMELLGSLLSAKDCQIQKMSLAENAISNKGAKALSRALLVNRTLTSLNLRNNNIGSKGARFLAEALKMNQALVSLNLQSNGIDEAGAEALAEVLQCNRKLVTLNMQKNIVGAGGAKRIADALKTNKTLTELKICSNQLGDKGTAALAEALTVNHTLLSLQLQSNSISNRGMTALTKALSLNRGLVSLNLRENSIGVEGARNMAKALQKNSSLQDLDLTANLLHDDGVQAIAAAIKNNQGLRSLHLQWNFIKSSATKALAHSLHFNTTMELLDLQENAVGNEGVTFLADALKANTSLRTLCLQGVSVGTGGAIALAEALMSNQTLQTLDLRGNSVGMEGAKALANALKTNRSLKSLNLQENSLGMDGAIFIATAFKENHQLTYINLQGNGIGESGAKVISDTIRGNTPGCVVDI from the exons ATGGAGAGACATTACGACTCTATCCTGGACCGAAATAAACGGATTATGTGGCAGGACGACTGCTATATGGACCTCCaatccacctccagctccatttCTTCACAAGCAGAAACAGCAG atcaCTGCTGGATCCAAAAGAATCAAGGCCAGTTGCAGCGTTTCATGACAAAGTCCTTACTGGACCAGATGTTAACCCACCTGATTAAGGTGGATGTGTTAAGCCTTGCTGAGAAAATCAAGATCAAGGAAGCCAGCGCGCTGTCCGACCAAGTGAGCGCACTAATAGGTGCTGCCTCTGTGAAGGAGAAAGGGTCAGCGGTCCTACTCAGCTTCATAAAGGCTTCTGATTCTCAGGCGGCCCAGCTCATCCTGCATCACG ATACCATGGTGAAGGAGCATAAACAGGTGCTCTTGTGGCGTTGTGAGCAGTACAGAGACAGGGATTTTGTCAGCTGCCCCAAACTCAATATCTCCTCCAGAACTTTGCTCCTGGTTGATGGACTGTCTGACCTCCAGCAAAAGGAGCATGACTTGATGCAGGTGGGGGTGATTCAAGGGAGAAAACCAAATCATCTGAGGCAGCTGGTGCTGGACAAACTCTTGGAGCCACTGACCCGGGTCAGCTTACCGCCGAGGGTCTCCCTCACAGTCGGTGTGGCTGGCATCGGAAAGACGACCTGGGTCCGGCACTTTGTCAGACAGTGGAGCCAAGGAGCCATCTGTCCGGATATAAGCTTCGTGTTGCCCTTCACTTTTTGCGAGTTGAACCTTTTGGACAAAATGTCTGCCGAGCGGCTGGTGAAAATAGCGTTTCCTCACATGGTGGACGCCAGCCTCTTCCTGAACAGTTCCTGCCGCACCCTGCTCATATTTGATGGGCTGGATGAATTCAATGGCACTCTAAACTTCTCTGATGTGGCTCCTTGCAGTGACCCAAAGAAAGAAGTGCCCATTGATGAGTTGATTACCAACATCATCAGGGGGAATTTGCTCCCCGATGTGGCCGTGTGGGTGACTTCCAGGCCAGGCGTTGCCTCATTAATTCCTGGTGGACTGGTTGACAGGGTGACTGAAATACCAGGATTAAGCTCAACTGACATCCAGCTCTTCTTGAAGCACCACTTCTCTGAAAGGGAGGTTGACAAGAAAATATGGGCACACTTGGAGTCTCATAAAATGTTAATGGTGATGTGCTCCATTCCATGTATTTGCTGGATACTAGCTGAAACTCTGACGTATATCATACAAAGTGGAACACACGAGAGCCTACCAAAGACCTGCACTGAGCTGTATGCTCAATTTTGCTCAATGAAAGCAGAAATAGGTGAACCAAGAGGCAGAGAGCCACCGAAAATGGAGCACGGGAGCAATCGTAAACTGCTGGGGAATCTTGGACGTCTAGCATTTTATGGGCTCCTCAAACGCAAGTACACCTTCAGTGAGCAGGATCTCAAAGCCTACGGCATAGATCCGCTCTTAACTCAGTGTAGCCTTGGCGCTGGAGTTGTTGTCCGGGAGGAGTCATTCATACACACAACATACCGGTTTACTCATTTGACTATCCAGGAGTTTCTTGCGGCTACTTTCTACCATGCTTCCTCAAAGCGGGCTATTTTTGATCTATTCTCGGAAAACACAATGTCTTGGCCCAAGATTGGTTTCCAGAACCACTTCAAATGTGCCTTTCAGCACTCCCAGCAGGCTGAAGATGGCCACTTAGACGTGTTTGTGCGCTTTCTAGCGGGCCTTCTGTCACCAGTAACGCTGAAAACTCTGGCTGGGCTTCTGGCTGTtggaaaagatgaaggaaaTCACAAGACATGGGCATCGGGGTTCCTACAAGGCATTTTGGGCAGTGGAGGTGCAGTTGTGTCTCTTCGTACAGTCAATCTGGCATATTGTTTACAAGAATTGCAACATTCTGAGCTGTTGCGCAGCGTGGAGGAGGACCTACGCCTCGGTAGCCTCACAGGGAAGTTGACACGAGCTCACTGTGTTGTGTTGGGCTACCTGCTGCATGTGTCTGCTGAGTGCAGTAAGGAGACCAACCTCCCAGGGTGTCTGAACTACTCAACTGTGAAGTGTTTGCTGCCCCAGCTGCTCTATTGTAGCCACCTGAG GTTGGAGAGTAATAATTTCAAAGATGATgtcatggagctgctggggaGCCTCTTGAGTGCTAAAGACTGCCAAATCCAGAAGATGAG TTTGGCAGAGAATGCGATCAGCAACAAAGGAGCCAAAGCCCTGAGTCGAGCCCTCTTGGTCAATCGCACATTAACTTCACTCAA TCTCCGGAATAACAACATCGGCTCTAAAGGTGCAAGGTTTCTGGCAGAGGCTCTAAAAATGAACCAAGCCCTGGTGTCACTCAA CTTGCAGAGCAATGGCATTGACGAGGCTGGTGCTGAAGCCCTGGCAGAGGTACTGCAGTGTAACCGCAAGCTGGTGACTCTGAA TATGCAGAAGAACATAGTCGGTGCAGGAGGAGCCAAAAGGATTGCAGATGCCCTGAAGACAAACAAGACTCTCACAGAGTtgaa gATTTGTAGCAACCAGCTGGGTGACAAAGGAACGGCGGCTCTGGCGGAAGCATTGACAGTCAACCACACCCTGCTTTCCCTTCA ACTTCAGAGCAACTCGATCAGCAATCGAGGGATGACGGCTTTAACCAAAGCACTGAGTCTGAACCGTGGGCTCGTCTCACTGAA TTTGAGGGAGAACTCCATAGGTGTGGAGGGGGCCAGGAACATGGCCAAAGCACTCCAGAAAAACAGCTCTCTACAAGACCTTGA tctcaCAGCTAACCTGCTGCATGATGATGGAGTTCAAGCTATCGCTGCTGCAATCAAGAACAATCAAGGCTTGAGATCTTTGCA TCTCCAGTGGAATTTCATCAAGTCCTCCGCCACCAAAGCTCTGGCTCATTCGCTCCACTTTAACACAAcaatggagctgctgga TCTGCAGGAAAATGCAGTTGGAAATGAAGGAGTCACATTTCTTGCCGATGCCCTGAAGGCTAACACGTCTCTGCGAACCTTGTG TCTGCAGGGTGTCTCAGTGGGAACGGGTGGTGCCATCGCACTGGCAGAGGCTCTGATGTCCAACCAAACCCTGCAGACTTTAGA TCTGCGTGGAAACTCTGTGGGGATGGAGGGAGCGAAGGCTCTGGCTAatgcactgaaaacaaacagaagcctGAAATCACTGAA CCTGCAGGAGAATTCGCTTGGTATGGATGGAGCCATATTCATCGCCACAGCCTTTAAGGAAAACCACCAACTGACATATATAAA TTTGCAGGGAAATGGAATTGGAGAATCCGGAGCAAAGGTCATATCTGATACCATACGTGGCAACACACCAGGCTGCGTGGTTGACATCTGA
- the si:ch211-183d21.1 gene encoding uncharacterized protein si:ch211-183d21.1 → MIALACLFSVFLAVKGDPCLIISEVNADNPRLDTTEFVELYHTSGQRVSLDGYTLVFYNGNGNVAYKVLDLKGHNTDDRGFFLVGSVDMLPKPAILLPPNTVQNGPDAIVLYHTLAGRYSEKMNVTAHGMVDAVVYMTRRTGGAEFLAEILTPGEQAFVEDETTLEGDESIERCLLSEDRWGFQVASPSPGQRNNCTPPATPDTAPVITELKLGGGLVDGFVELAEAPAAGPLVLVVLDGKTDKVSVSMDVGAAASRNGLSTRTIEKKYMKGDESGAVAVYSGRVSDFPVGSPLSPLQPLDAFVFAGPGKKPSANLTETLIPGRQPYQLSSSLREGGFRLSRCGVATWTRDPGVFWEAPQTPGQPNQCPWPKICPHSTVIPGGTDSPPHLPPWGNSDFLINELNTDSPGFAEDGEYIELWHPSGRRVSLQGIWILLFSTQNNRPYREISLSGHFTTSRGYFLLGSDRLVPAPSLRLPPNTIQNGPHAVALYRSPFGSPSAMQMGIPTKGLLDAVVYRQRGSDRDAQELSKALTPGQLPLLEDPEVLLGDEALSRCGGLYPADLSAFSVAPPTPLRENICPPPPPAPEGVLISEVASSHWTNHSQQRAFVELQGPPMTRLRGLVLTVYDQERSGTVIALPLTGTIDQDGFYVIGNVTGADQTFPETPAVPVRGAVVLCYDLFSVCRAGTALTNSSVRDSLVFSENQQLLSSLPTARGRQITPAVRSVEVGPVSLSRCSCCEVRSPSSWTSSSPTPRRTNLCPSSTFSSQIHLCLGPLSRDWQEQSGDCDGSSQGKRVAEVADYLEQKCLCGISALYLQGANISCVSGWLRVQGNINALSDHQMSLIIQTLLTNPFTQTDVCTRPTTDRYSSTASALGLQIGLIVVVLLLLGLGAALFTYFYRRRRPLDYYTMELSEHAEGLSDL, encoded by the exons ATGATTGCGTTGGCCTGCCTGTTCTCTGTTTTCTTGGCGGTGAAGGGAGACCCCTGCCTCATCATCAGCGAGGTCAACGCCGACAACCCCAGGCTGGACACCACCGAGTTTGTGGAGCTGTATCACACCAGCGGGCAGCGGGTGTCCCTGGACGGCTACACCCTGGTCTTCTACAACGGCAACGGCAACGTCGCCTACAAGGTGCTGGACCTCAAAGGCCACAACACGGACGACAGGGGGTTCTTCCTGGTCGGTTCGGTGGACATGCTGCCCAAACCGGCCATCCTCTTGCCTCCCAACACGGTCCAGAACGGCCCCGACGCCATCGTCCTCTATCACACGCTGGCCGGCCGCTACAGCGAGAAGATGAACGTCACCGCTCACGGGATGGTGGACGCCGTGGTGTACATGACGCGCCGCACCGGCGGCGCAGAGTTCCTCGCCGAAATCCTGACGCCCGGGGAGCAGGCCTTCGTGGAGGATGAAACCACACTGGAGGGCGATGAGTCCATCGAGAGGTGCCTGCTCTCTGAAGACCGTTGGGGCTTCCAGGTGGCCTCCCCCTCCCCGGGTCAGAGGAACAACTGCACGCCACCGGCGACCCCGGACACCGCTCCGGTTATCACTGAGCTGAAGCTGGGCGGAGGCCTGGTGGACGGGTTTGTGGAGCTGGCGGAGGCTCCGGCAGCAGGCCCTCTGGTGTTAGTGGTGCTGGATGGGAAAACAGACAAGGTCAGCGTGAGCATGGATGTGGGCGCCGCCGCCTCCAGGAACGGGCTGTCCACCAGGACCATAGAGAAGAAGTACATGAAAG GAGATGAGTCAGGAGCTGTGGCCGTTTACAGCGGCAGGGTCTCGGACTTCCCCGTGGGCAGCCCGCTCAGCCCGTTACAGCCCCTGGATGCATTTGTGTTCGCTGGGCCTGGAAAGAAGCCGAGTGCCAACCTCACAGAGACTCTCATCCCGGGCAGGCAGCCCTACCAGCTCAGCAGCAG TTTGAGAGAGGGAGGCTTCCGCCTGAGCCGCTGCGGCGTTGCCACCTGGACGAGGGATCCCGGCGTCTTCTGGGAGGCCCCGCAAACCCCTGGGCAGCCCAACCAGTGTCCCTGGCCAAAGATCTGCCCTCACAGTAcag TCATTCCCGGAGGTACTGATTCACCACCTCACCTCCCACCCTGGGGCAATAGTGACTTCCTCATCAATGAGCTCAACACCGATTCGCCTGGTTTCGCTGAGGATGGCGAGTACATTGAGCTTTGGCACCCGTCAGGACGCCGGGTCTCCCTGCAGGGCATCTGGATTCTGCTGTTCAGCACACAGAACAACAGGCCCTACAGGGAGATTAGCCTCAGTGGGCACTTCACCACCTCCAGAGGTTACTTTCTGCTGGGCAGTGACAGGCTGGTGCCGGCCCCGTCGCTACGCCTGCCCCCGAACACCATCCAGAATGGGCCTCACGCTGTGGCTCTTTATCGGAGCCCTTTTGGGTCACCATCAGCCATGCAGATGGGGATCCCGACCAAAGGCCTGTTGGATGCGGTTGTGTACCGGCAGAGAGGGTCTGACAGGGATGCGCAGGAGCTGAGTAAAGCGCTGACACCAGGACAGCTGCCTTTGCTGGAGGACCCAGAGGTTCTGCTTGGCGATGAGGCCCTCAGCCGCTGCGGAGGCCTTTACCCTGCCGACCTTTCGGCTTTTTCG GTTGCTCCTCCCACCCCACTGAGGGAGAACAtctgccctccccctcctccagcacctgaaGGTGTGCTCATTAGTGAAGTGGCTAGTAGCCATTGGACTAATCACAGCCAACAGAGGGCGTTTGTGGAACTTCAGGGCCCCCCAATGACGCGGTTGCGAGGACTGGTACTCACTGTGTACGACCAGGAGCGCAGTGGAACCGTCATTGCGCTTCCATTAACCGGAACTATTGATCAGGATGGATTTTACGTGATTGGAAATGTCACTGGGGCAG ATCAGACTTTCCCTGAGACTCCCGCTGTGCCAGTACGAGGAGCGGTGGTCCTGTGCTATGACCTTTTCAGTGTCTGTAGAGCTGGCACCGCCCTGACTAACTCCAGTGTAAGAGATTCACTGGTGTTCAGCGaaaaccagcagctgttgtCCTCCCTGCCTACCGCCAGAGGGAGACAAATCACACCAGCTGTAAG GTCTGTAGAAGTGGGTCCAGTTTCGCTCAGCCGGTGTTCCTGCTGCGAGGTGAGGAGCCCTTCTTCCTGGACGAGCTCCTCACCCACACCTCGCAGGACAAACCTGTGTCCAAGCTCCACTTTCTCCAGCCAAATTCATCTGTGTCTCGGACCCTTGTCCAGGGACTGGCAGGAGCAGTCGGGAG ACTGTGACGGCTCAAGTCAAGGGAAGAGGGTTGCAGAGGTCGCCGACTACCTGGAGCAGAAATGCCTGTGTGGGATCTCTGCACTCTATCTCCAAG GCGCCAACATTTCCTGTGTGTCTGGTTGGCTGCGAGTGCAGGGAAACATCAACGCGCTGTCGGACCATCAGATGTCCCTCATCATCCAGACGTTGCTCACAAATCCATTTACTCAGACAGATGTGTGCACCAGGCCGACCACAGACCGTTATTCAAGCACAG CTTCTGCGCTGGGTCTGCAGATAGGCCTGattgtggtggtgctgctgctgttggggcTGGGAGCTGCCCTCTTCACGTATTTCtacaggaggag GCGCCCTCTGGATTACTACACGATGGAGCTGAGCGAGCATGCAGAGGGCCTTTCGGATCTATAA